From Polaribacter haliotis:
TAGGTTTATTAGCCGCACTTTTTCTGGGATTACACAATTTATGTAAAAAACATGCAGTACAAGGAAACGAAGTGTTTCCTGTACTTTTAGGAACCTTACTTTCTGGGTTTTTATTATTTATTCCTTTTTTTATTGGCTCTAAATACAATCCTGAATATTTTAAAGAAATTGGTTTTTATATTACAGAACTTCCCTGGCAAACACATGGTTTTATTTTTATAAAATCGATGATAATGGCTGCTTCGTGGATTTTAGCCTATGCAGCTTTAAAACACTTACCACTAACAATTGTTACTCCAATTCGTTCTGCAGGTCCGTTTTTCACGTTTATTGGAGCTATTTTAATTTACAACGAACAACCAAACTCTTTTCAATGGATTGGTTTCTTCCTTATTATTTTTTCAGTTCTACTCTACTCTAGAATCGGAAAAAAAGAAGGAATTATTTTCAAGAAAAACAAATGGATATTCGCCATTATTGGAGCTACTTTTTTAGGAGCTTCTAGTGGTTTGTATGATAAATTTTTAATTCAGAATTTAACTTTGAATCCGCAAACATTACAATTCTGGTTTTGTTTTTACACGATTTTGATTTTACTCGTTATTCTTTCTATAACTTGGTTTCCTTACGCTGAAAAACGAAAATCGTTCAAATTTCGGTGGACAATTATTGCTGTTGGTATTTTACTACAAACTGCAGATTACTTCTATTTTAAAGCCTTACAAGATCCTGATGCGTTAATTATGTTATTGTCCGCGATTAAAAGAAGTCAGATTTTAATAGCAGTTGTTGTTGGAGGTTTAATTTTTAAAGAGAAGAATAAACGTAAAAAGTTGGTTCCTTTATTTGGAATTATGCTAGGTGTATTTTTGATTTTGTATTCGTAATTGTCATTGTGAGTCAGGAAGCAATCTGTTAGTTAAATTTCCCATCTTATTAAAATTGACTTACCTCCTACATTATTTTCTACAAGGTTTAAACTTAAAACACTTAAGCTTCCTTATCTTTGGTTATCAATATCAAGACAACAAATAATTGGAACAAATAAAAGCCTATTTAAAACAAATTGCAGAAATCTCTAATGAGGATTGGGACTTTTTTAATTCCAAATTAGAAAGACGAATAATTCCTAAAAAAAATGTTTTTCTAAAACTAAACGAATTAGAAAATCATATTTCCTTTATAGAAACTGGTGTTGTTCGTCTGTATATTCCTAAAGAAGATCCAGACAAAGAAATAACTTTTGGGTTTAGTTTTAAGAATCAATTTATTAGTGCTTATGATTCTTTTCTAACGCAACAACCTTCTGTTTATGAGCTTCAAGCATTAACAGAAACTACACTTTTAAGCATTAATTATAACGATTTGCAAGAGGTTTACAACAAAACACAAATAGGAAATTTAATAGGAAGATTAACTGCAGAACGTCTTTTTCTGTTGAAATCTAAAAGAGAACAATATTTACTAAATCTTACTGCGAAAGAACGTTATTTAAAGCTTTTTAAAGAACGACCAGAATTAATAAAGGTAATTCCATTAAAATACATTAGCTCTTACATTGGAGTTACAGCGCAAGCTTTAAGCAGAATCAGAAAACGATTATTATAATTTTTAACATTTATTTTATTGATTTA
This genomic window contains:
- a CDS encoding EamA family transporter, with the translated sequence MWMYLGLLAALFLGLHNLCKKHAVQGNEVFPVLLGTLLSGFLLFIPFFIGSKYNPEYFKEIGFYITELPWQTHGFIFIKSMIMAASWILAYAALKHLPLTIVTPIRSAGPFFTFIGAILIYNEQPNSFQWIGFFLIIFSVLLYSRIGKKEGIIFKKNKWIFAIIGATFLGASSGLYDKFLIQNLTLNPQTLQFWFCFYTILILLVILSITWFPYAEKRKSFKFRWTIIAVGILLQTADYFYFKALQDPDALIMLLSAIKRSQILIAVVVGGLIFKEKNKRKKLVPLFGIMLGVFLILYS
- a CDS encoding Crp/Fnr family transcriptional regulator; this encodes MEQIKAYLKQIAEISNEDWDFFNSKLERRIIPKKNVFLKLNELENHISFIETGVVRLYIPKEDPDKEITFGFSFKNQFISAYDSFLTQQPSVYELQALTETTLLSINYNDLQEVYNKTQIGNLIGRLTAERLFLLKSKREQYLLNLTAKERYLKLFKERPELIKVIPLKYISSYIGVTAQALSRIRKRLL